In Gymnogyps californianus isolate 813 chromosome 1, ASM1813914v2, whole genome shotgun sequence, the following are encoded in one genomic region:
- the WASHC3 gene encoding WASH complex subunit 3 isoform X3, with product MDEDGLPIVGSGIDLTKVPAIQQKRTVAFLNQFVVHTVQFLNRFSTVCEEKLSALSLRIQQIETTLNILDAKLSSIPGLEDVKFEVSSANMNRVTNGPVAQATTDQQTQNDIHEEGLQKTEVVTENVRTVAKDPRYARYLKMVQVGVPVMAIRNKMISEGLNPDLLETPDAPVPAWGDDGKAEDSSDSESSFSD from the exons ATGGACGAGGACGGGCTGCCCATTGTGGGCTCCGGCATTGACCTCACCAAG GTTCCTGCTATTCAGCAGAAAAGAACTGTAGCATTTCTAAACCAGTTTGTGGTTCACACAGTGCAGTTTCTCAACCGCTTTTCTACTGTTTGTGAAGAG AAATTGTCAGCACTCTCTCTCCGTATCCAACAAATTGAAACAACACTCAATATTTTGGATGCAAAG TTATCCTCTATTCCTGGCCTAGAAGATGTCAAATTTGAAGTGTCCAGTGCAAATATGAATAGAGTTACAAATGGTCCTGTGGCACAAGCTACTACGGATCAACAGACG CAAAACGATATACATGAAGAAGGGTTACAGAAAACAGAGGTAGtaacagaaaatgtcagaacTGTGGCCAAGGATCCAAGATATGCCAGATATCTCAAAATGGTACAAGTG GGTGTTCCTGTTATGGCAATACGAAACAAAATGATTTCTGAAGGGCTAAATCCAGATCTTCTCGA GACCCCAGATGCCCCTGTGCCTGCCTGGGGAGATGATGGGAAAGCAGAAGACAGTTCTGATAGTGAATCTTCGTTTAGTGACTGA
- the WASHC3 gene encoding WASH complex subunit 3 isoform X2, translating into MDEDGLPIVGSGIDLTKVPAIQQKRTVAFLNQFVVHTVQFLNRFSTVCEEKLSALSLRIQQIETTLNILDAKLSSIPGLEDVKFEVSSANMNRVTNGPVAQATTDQQTAQNDIHEEGLQKTEVVTENVRTVAKDPRYARYLKMVQVGVPVMAIRNKMISEGLNPDLLETPDAPVPAWGDDGKAEDSSDSESSFSD; encoded by the exons ATGGACGAGGACGGGCTGCCCATTGTGGGCTCCGGCATTGACCTCACCAAG GTTCCTGCTATTCAGCAGAAAAGAACTGTAGCATTTCTAAACCAGTTTGTGGTTCACACAGTGCAGTTTCTCAACCGCTTTTCTACTGTTTGTGAAGAG AAATTGTCAGCACTCTCTCTCCGTATCCAACAAATTGAAACAACACTCAATATTTTGGATGCAAAG TTATCCTCTATTCCTGGCCTAGAAGATGTCAAATTTGAAGTGTCCAGTGCAAATATGAATAGAGTTACAAATGGTCCTGTGGCACAAGCTACTACGGATCAACAGACGGCT CAAAACGATATACATGAAGAAGGGTTACAGAAAACAGAGGTAGtaacagaaaatgtcagaacTGTGGCCAAGGATCCAAGATATGCCAGATATCTCAAAATGGTACAAGTG GGTGTTCCTGTTATGGCAATACGAAACAAAATGATTTCTGAAGGGCTAAATCCAGATCTTCTCGA GACCCCAGATGCCCCTGTGCCTGCCTGGGGAGATGATGGGAAAGCAGAAGACAGTTCTGATAGTGAATCTTCGTTTAGTGACTGA
- the WASHC3 gene encoding WASH complex subunit 3 isoform X1, with the protein MDEDGLPIVGSGIDLTKVPAIQQKRTVAFLNQFVVHTVQFLNRFSTVCEEKLSALSLRIQQIETTLNILDAKLSSIPGLEDVKFEVSSANMNRVTNGPVAQATTDQQTAVSPQSGQNDIHEEGLQKTEVVTENVRTVAKDPRYARYLKMVQVGVPVMAIRNKMISEGLNPDLLETPDAPVPAWGDDGKAEDSSDSESSFSD; encoded by the exons ATGGACGAGGACGGGCTGCCCATTGTGGGCTCCGGCATTGACCTCACCAAG GTTCCTGCTATTCAGCAGAAAAGAACTGTAGCATTTCTAAACCAGTTTGTGGTTCACACAGTGCAGTTTCTCAACCGCTTTTCTACTGTTTGTGAAGAG AAATTGTCAGCACTCTCTCTCCGTATCCAACAAATTGAAACAACACTCAATATTTTGGATGCAAAG TTATCCTCTATTCCTGGCCTAGAAGATGTCAAATTTGAAGTGTCCAGTGCAAATATGAATAGAGTTACAAATGGTCCTGTGGCACAAGCTACTACGGATCAACAGACGGCTGTATCACCTCAATCTGGA CAAAACGATATACATGAAGAAGGGTTACAGAAAACAGAGGTAGtaacagaaaatgtcagaacTGTGGCCAAGGATCCAAGATATGCCAGATATCTCAAAATGGTACAAGTG GGTGTTCCTGTTATGGCAATACGAAACAAAATGATTTCTGAAGGGCTAAATCCAGATCTTCTCGA GACCCCAGATGCCCCTGTGCCTGCCTGGGGAGATGATGGGAAAGCAGAAGACAGTTCTGATAGTGAATCTTCGTTTAGTGACTGA